The Agrobacterium larrymoorei genome includes the window CAGGCTGAGATCAATAGGTTGCGACATGCCGCCTTATAGCAAAACAGCATAAAAAAGCCAAACAAAACAATGCAAAGACGGCCGGATATTCACCCTGCGGCCGATGGCACGGTTACCCGTTGCGCCATCACCCGCCGCCAGTCAAGACCTTCGAACAAAGCCTCATATTGCCCCCTGGAAAGACGCATCGTCCCATCCTGAACCTTGGGCCAGGCAAAGCTTCCATGTTCAAGAATTTTGTAAGTCAGCACCATTCCTGTGCCATCCCACACCAGGATCTTCAGGCGGTCCCCGCGTTTTGACCGAAAGATCACCGTCACCCCGGAATGCGGGTTCAGCTTCAATTCGGTCTGCACCATCAGAGCCAGCGCCTGATGCCCACAGCGGAAGTCAACCGGACGGGTTGCGATCAGGATCGGCAGTCGTTGGCCCGCGACGATCATGACGCTCCTCGCACAGCGCGAACCAGAGCGGCGACCCGTTCAACGGGCACATCGTCAGGAACCCGCATCACAACGTCTGAGCCGATCTGCAGCATCAAACCTTGCTCCCTGGGCCCGTCGGAGACCATCTTCGGAAGTGACAAACAATTGACAGGCTCAGGTGGCTCGGCAGCGATTGAAAGAGGAACGAATGGCGGCTCGGCACCATCGTGCTCCGACCGCGTCGTTGCCGCCGCAAAAGGCAGCGCCAGATTGCCGTCGCGCGCTTGACGTCGCCAATCGGAAAGCTGGTTTGCTATAACACCGTGACGGCGCGCAACATCCACAACACGAGCACCAGGCTCAAAACTCTCCGCCACGATCCGCGCCTTCACGTCATCCGGCCACC containing:
- the tnpB gene encoding IS66 family insertion sequence element accessory protein TnpB (TnpB, as the term is used for proteins encoded by IS66 family insertion elements, is considered an accessory protein, since TnpC, encoded by a neighboring gene, is a DDE family transposase.); protein product: MIVAGQRLPILIATRPVDFRCGHQALALMVQTELKLNPHSGVTVIFRSKRGDRLKILVWDGTGMVLTYKILEHGSFAWPKVQDGTMRLSRGQYEALFEGLDWRRVMAQRVTVPSAAG
- the tnpA gene encoding IS66-like element accessory protein TnpA → MMDDGFVGRYEVVEPRRGNRRWPDDVKARIVAESFEPGARVVDVARRHGVIANQLSDWRRQARDGNLALPFAAATTRSEHDGAEPPFVPLSIAAEPPEPVNCLSLPKMVSDGPREQGLMLQIGSDVVMRVPDDVPVERVAALVRAVRGAS